One stretch of Chryseobacterium indologenes DNA includes these proteins:
- a CDS encoding NifU family protein produces the protein METNITHEDTVTRVMEALESIRPFLNKDGGDIELIDVKDNQVFVKLLGNCSGCSLNFSTLKLGVENTIKQHAPEIEKVVNVE, from the coding sequence ATGGAAACAAACATAACGCACGAAGATACAGTAACAAGAGTAATGGAAGCTCTGGAAAGCATCAGACCGTTTTTAAATAAAGACGGTGGTGATATTGAGCTTATTGACGTGAAAGATAATCAGGTTTTTGTAAAACTTCTTGGTAACTGTTCCGGATGTTCGTTGAATTTTTCAACCTTAAAATTAGGGGTGGAAAACACAATCAAGCAACATGCACCGGAAATTGAGAAAGTAGTAAACGTAGAGTAA
- a CDS encoding efflux RND transporter permease subunit, with protein MNLIKFALRRPISVMVLVLGLLFFGIKAAKEVKVDILPEMDLPVVYVAHSFNGYTPQQMEGYFTKMYVNMLLFTNGIKSIESKNTQGLTLMKVNFYEGTNMGEAIAQINALSTRSQVFLPPGAPPPFIIRFDSSSQPVGQLVFRSNTKTNNELQDIANFNARPFLIAIPGLTTAPPFGGSPRTIEINVDPIKLRAHQMSPEQVVEAISRNNITSPSGNVYIGETNYLTPTNNTVKKVEELGDIPLFKVTADNVYVKDVATVKDGADIATGYALIDGKRSVYINIAKASNASTLEVVNKLKESLPKIQRNMPDDVEISYEFDQSVYISNALKSLAVEGILGALLTGLMVMLFLNDRRAALIVIMTIPISIISGVLFLKLFGQSINIMSLSGLALAIGILVDESTVTIENIHQHFAMGKSRAQAIWDACKEIAFPKLLIMLCILAVFAPAFMMSGIPGSLFMPLAMAIGFSMIISFVLSQTFVPVMANWLMKHDPKTCENHKPDWFTRFRDRFTSFLSSLMKRRKLIVSVSLAAVLCLGIGLYQITGKDVLPSVNSRQFQVRIKAAEGTRIEVTEIKVKKFLEHLKNKVGKDNIAISSVFIGQHPSTFAVSPIYLYNAGPHEALMQVALKKFNGNSDELKDELRKYYKEKMPDLQISFEPIELTEKILSQGTNTPIEIRISGMMKKMNRMYAEKLLAKLKEIEYMRDQQIPQSMNYPALQINIDRMKAAQLGLDAQDIAKSLITATASTRYTNKNFWVGGMMGIAYDVQVQTPQNILNSKEELANIPLSKNSDRPVLGDVATISSSKELGESYNLGTMGYTTVTANLHKTDLEQASKDVKKAIESLGELPKGVNIEVSGMAPVLDETMSSLSSGLLIAAAVIFLMLAATFQSFRVSLVILTTVPFVIVGSLTLLKLTGSTLNLQSYMGLIMSVGVSIANAVLLISNAETIRKSTGDALSAAIEAARLRIRPIIMTTLAMAAGMLPMAIGFGEGGDQVSPLGRAVIGGLIFSTFSVLVILPLVFGWMQKKASIISPSLDPEDEESVHYSHSTL; from the coding sequence ATGAATCTTATAAAGTTTGCATTACGCAGGCCAATATCTGTCATGGTATTGGTATTAGGGCTGTTGTTTTTCGGAATCAAAGCCGCCAAAGAAGTAAAAGTAGATATTCTTCCTGAAATGGATCTTCCTGTAGTGTATGTTGCTCATTCCTTTAATGGATATACACCACAGCAGATGGAAGGATATTTCACCAAAATGTATGTAAATATGCTTTTATTCACCAATGGTATTAAAAGTATTGAATCTAAAAATACTCAGGGACTTACCCTGATGAAGGTCAATTTCTATGAAGGAACCAATATGGGTGAAGCCATTGCACAAATCAATGCGTTGTCTACCCGTTCACAGGTATTTTTACCACCTGGAGCACCACCACCTTTCATTATCCGTTTTGACTCTTCATCACAACCAGTAGGACAGCTTGTCTTCCGAAGCAATACGAAAACGAACAATGAACTGCAGGATATTGCTAATTTCAATGCCCGTCCTTTCCTTATTGCCATTCCGGGGCTTACTACTGCTCCACCGTTTGGAGGAAGTCCGCGTACTATAGAGATTAATGTAGATCCTATCAAACTAAGAGCGCATCAAATGTCTCCTGAACAGGTAGTGGAAGCTATCAGCAGGAACAATATCACCTCACCATCCGGAAATGTGTATATAGGCGAAACCAATTATCTCACTCCAACCAATAATACGGTAAAAAAAGTGGAAGAACTTGGTGATATTCCTTTATTTAAAGTAACAGCAGATAACGTTTATGTAAAGGATGTTGCCACTGTAAAAGACGGAGCAGATATTGCAACCGGATATGCATTAATTGACGGAAAGCGTTCTGTTTATATCAATATTGCCAAGGCTAGCAATGCTTCTACACTGGAAGTTGTTAACAAGCTGAAGGAATCCTTACCTAAAATCCAGAGAAATATGCCGGATGATGTAGAGATTTCCTATGAATTTGACCAATCCGTTTATATATCAAATGCTTTGAAAAGCTTAGCTGTTGAGGGTATTTTGGGAGCTTTGCTTACCGGATTGATGGTCATGTTATTCCTTAATGACCGAAGAGCTGCTCTTATCGTTATTATGACTATTCCGATTTCTATTATTTCAGGGGTGCTATTTCTGAAATTATTCGGACAGTCCATTAATATTATGTCTTTATCCGGTCTTGCTCTCGCCATAGGAATCTTGGTAGATGAAAGTACAGTTACCATTGAAAACATCCACCAGCATTTTGCCATGGGGAAAAGCCGTGCACAGGCTATTTGGGATGCCTGTAAAGAAATTGCCTTCCCGAAACTGCTTATCATGCTTTGTATTCTTGCCGTATTTGCACCAGCATTTATGATGAGTGGCATTCCAGGTTCTTTATTTATGCCTTTGGCAATGGCCATAGGATTTTCGATGATTATCTCTTTTGTATTATCACAGACTTTTGTTCCTGTGATGGCCAATTGGTTGATGAAACATGATCCTAAGACATGTGAAAATCACAAACCGGATTGGTTTACCCGATTCCGTGATCGTTTTACATCTTTTTTATCTTCTTTAATGAAGCGAAGAAAACTCATCGTAAGTGTAAGCCTTGCCGCTGTTTTATGTTTGGGAATCGGACTTTATCAGATCACAGGAAAAGATGTATTACCTTCCGTTAATTCCCGGCAGTTTCAGGTACGTATAAAAGCTGCAGAAGGAACCCGTATTGAAGTGACCGAAATAAAGGTTAAAAAATTCCTGGAACATCTCAAAAATAAAGTGGGGAAAGATAATATTGCAATTTCATCTGTATTTATCGGACAACACCCTTCCACATTCGCGGTTAGCCCAATTTACCTTTATAATGCAGGTCCACACGAAGCTTTAATGCAAGTTGCCTTGAAAAAATTCAATGGAAATTCTGATGAACTGAAGGATGAGCTACGAAAGTATTACAAGGAAAAAATGCCGGATCTTCAGATCTCTTTTGAGCCTATTGAACTTACTGAAAAGATTTTAAGCCAGGGAACCAATACTCCTATTGAAATCAGAATTTCAGGAATGATGAAAAAGATGAACCGAATGTATGCAGAGAAGCTTTTAGCCAAATTAAAAGAAATTGAATACATGCGCGATCAGCAGATTCCACAATCTATGAACTATCCTGCTCTACAGATTAATATTGACAGAATGAAAGCCGCCCAATTGGGACTGGATGCACAGGATATTGCCAAATCATTAATTACCGCAACAGCTTCTACCCGCTATACTAACAAAAATTTCTGGGTAGGCGGAATGATGGGAATTGCTTATGATGTGCAGGTACAGACTCCTCAGAATATCCTTAACAGCAAGGAAGAATTAGCTAATATTCCGTTATCTAAAAACTCGGACAGACCTGTATTAGGTGATGTAGCGACCATAAGTTCTTCAAAAGAATTGGGAGAAAGTTACAACTTGGGAACCATGGGTTACACAACGGTTACTGCTAACCTCCATAAAACAGATCTGGAACAGGCTTCCAAAGATGTAAAAAAAGCCATTGAGTCTCTTGGTGAGCTTCCTAAAGGGGTTAATATTGAAGTTTCAGGAATGGCTCCTGTACTGGATGAAACTATGAGCAGCCTTTCATCAGGGCTTCTGATTGCAGCAGCTGTTATTTTCCTGATGCTTGCAGCTACTTTTCAATCGTTCCGAGTATCATTAGTTATTTTAACAACAGTTCCTTTTGTTATTGTAGGATCATTAACACTATTGAAACTTACAGGCTCTACTTTGAATCTCCAATCTTATATGGGATTAATTATGTCCGTTGGAGTTTCTATTGCCAATGCTGTTTTACTGATCAGCAATGCTGAAACCATCCGAAAATCAACCGGAGATGCTTTAAGTGCAGCGATTGAAGCAGCCAGACTTCGTATCCGCCCAATTATTATGACCACTTTAGCTATGGCAGCGGGAATGTTACCAATGGCTATTGGATTCGGAGAAGGTGGAGATCAGGTTTCTCCATTGGGACGTGCTGTCATCGGAGGCCTTATTTTCTCTACATTCTCTGTATTGGTTATTCTTCCTTTAGTCTTTGGATGGATGCAAAAAAAAGCAAGCATTATTTCTCCTTCTTTAGATCCTGAAGATGAAGAAAGCGTCCATTATTCTCATTCAACCCTATAA
- a CDS encoding DUF3060 domain-containing protein: MKSIKTAGILAILLLGTGTAFSQSRKTESTKGVEQSNGKTIQVDGVGHTLNYTLNGGNVEVSGGDNTVNVKGSARKVSVSGTGNKIYIDKVDNVAIEGGNNTVYYRTSGTKSGKPNASLTGVGNRVTKQ, translated from the coding sequence ATGAAAAGTATTAAAACAGCAGGTATTTTAGCAATCCTGTTACTGGGAACAGGCACTGCATTTTCTCAATCCAGAAAAACGGAATCCACAAAGGGTGTAGAACAGTCTAATGGCAAAACCATTCAGGTAGATGGCGTTGGTCATACCCTAAATTACACCCTAAATGGCGGAAATGTTGAGGTTTCCGGGGGTGATAATACCGTAAACGTTAAAGGAAGCGCCAGAAAAGTTTCAGTATCAGGAACCGGTAACAAGATATACATTGATAAAGTGGACAACGTTGCCATAGAAGGCGGTAACAATACAGTATATTACAGAACTTCCGGAACAAAATCAGGAAAACCTAATGCCTCTCTTACAGGAGTGGGAAATAGGGTGACAAAACAATAA
- a CDS encoding efflux RND transporter periplasmic adaptor subunit, which yields MKNILYTAVILSLLIIPASCSKEKSETKQETKPMMMANMETIAIKKSNPKVELKLPGELIPDQETSLFAKVQSYVKKINVDIGSHVSAGQVLMVLEAPEIQSQAANAKAKWQAQEAIYASTKSSYNRMYKANETKGAIARDALDQITARKLSDEAQVNAARSAYRELQDINRYLVIRAPFSGVITERNVDLGAYVGPMGGTPLMVIQNTSKLRLSLSVSEANVPYLNVGDTISFRVHALPEKNFKARISRKSGSLDLKLRSEKIEADFINYSKELKPFMIAESMIPLQNKEATFFIPRSALVESNMGIYIIKKENGKAKFISVKKGRILNDTIEVFGELTEGDQIIKKGSEEIVEGSLIK from the coding sequence ATGAAAAACATATTATATACAGCAGTCATTCTCAGTTTACTTATTATTCCGGCTTCCTGCAGCAAAGAAAAATCAGAAACCAAACAGGAAACCAAACCCATGATGATGGCCAACATGGAAACAATAGCCATTAAAAAAAGTAACCCAAAAGTAGAGCTCAAACTTCCGGGAGAACTGATTCCGGATCAGGAAACTTCCTTATTTGCCAAAGTACAGAGCTATGTAAAAAAGATCAATGTTGATATTGGCTCTCATGTAAGTGCCGGACAAGTTCTTATGGTGTTGGAAGCTCCTGAAATACAATCCCAAGCCGCTAATGCCAAAGCAAAGTGGCAGGCTCAGGAAGCTATTTATGCCTCTACAAAATCAAGCTATAACAGAATGTACAAAGCCAATGAAACAAAAGGAGCCATTGCAAGAGATGCTTTGGATCAGATTACAGCCCGTAAACTTTCTGATGAGGCACAGGTGAATGCTGCAAGATCCGCGTATCGTGAACTTCAGGATATTAATCGTTATCTGGTTATCCGTGCCCCTTTTAGCGGAGTCATTACAGAAAGAAATGTTGACCTTGGAGCGTATGTAGGTCCAATGGGAGGAACCCCTTTAATGGTTATTCAGAATACGTCAAAGCTTAGGCTTAGTTTATCTGTTTCAGAAGCTAATGTTCCCTATCTCAATGTAGGAGATACCATATCGTTCAGAGTTCATGCGCTCCCTGAAAAGAACTTTAAAGCCAGAATATCCAGAAAGTCAGGTTCTTTAGACCTAAAGCTGCGTTCGGAAAAAATAGAAGCCGATTTCATCAATTATTCCAAAGAATTAAAACCATTTATGATTGCAGAATCTATGATCCCTTTACAGAATAAGGAAGCAACATTTTTTATCCCCAGATCAGCCCTGGTAGAAAGCAATATGGGAATTTATATCATCAAAAAAGAAAACGGAAAAGCGAAATTTATTTCGGTTAAAAAAGGAAGGATTCTTAATGATACCATTGAAGTTTTCGGAGAATTGACAGAAGGAGATCAAATCATCAAAAAAGGAAGTGAAGAAATTGTAGAAGGAAGTTTAATTAAATAA
- a CDS encoding HYC_CC_PP family protein yields the protein MKRVFHILFILLYIVVSSGFTTSRHVCKGNASEIHVGLKKLSDLDCSKCKANKQKNHNGCCKLEVKKICKEDNLPHSYKNTPVKFLSASIPYYNLGAVFESESAIDSDNRIFYFDPSKYHLNHPSLFILHCVYRI from the coding sequence ATGAAAAGAGTCTTTCACATACTGTTTATCCTTCTGTATATCGTGGTTTCCTCAGGATTTACCACGAGCAGACACGTATGCAAAGGAAATGCAAGTGAAATACATGTAGGACTGAAAAAACTTTCTGATCTGGATTGCTCCAAATGCAAAGCCAATAAACAGAAAAACCATAACGGATGCTGTAAACTGGAAGTAAAGAAAATCTGCAAAGAAGATAACCTTCCTCATTCTTACAAAAATACTCCTGTAAAGTTTCTATCTGCTTCCATTCCGTATTACAACCTGGGAGCTGTATTTGAGTCAGAGTCTGCTATTGATTCTGATAACCGTATTTTCTATTTTGATCCTTCAAAATATCATCTCAATCACCCTTCCCTTTTCATTCTTCACTGCGTTTATAGAATTTAG
- a CDS encoding TolC family protein encodes MNLSFRALVLWLSCPALSFAQLTSLEEVLLRAEKNYQSIQKKEINIQASQERLKLQKTYYLPEVTLAIQQSFGTINALNGPMYNMGVSGIGSTSMPLAEQNWNAAFGSLYLTNINWNVYTFGKLKTKENIESADVELQKADLKQEIFQHQIKTAAAYFNLLVSQRLENVQQENHKRSEVIYTIAQARANSGLIPEVDASLARAEMSNAQTAIINANDHVLDYNQKLSDLLAENFSDYQLDHYFSKNIPVLIPETSSFDNHPTTLFVAQKINKSKQQEAHLSTTGLPSLSLFGAFQGRGSGFGWNYVQDNSAYSPSYLKGIGIDRMNYIVGLNLSWNLTDFYRSNTKVNEQKLITKTLDLDYQLLQQELYNQQNLSDLKYKNALLKVTESKIQLQSATDAFNQQKALYENGLTTIVDFTQALYLLNRAEINYEIAQNNSWQAVVLMAASRGDISMITKAIAH; translated from the coding sequence ATGAATTTATCATTCAGAGCACTTGTCCTATGGCTGAGCTGCCCTGCACTATCCTTTGCTCAGTTAACGAGTTTAGAGGAAGTACTTCTCAGAGCCGAAAAGAATTATCAGTCCATTCAAAAAAAAGAAATCAACATACAGGCTTCACAGGAAAGACTGAAGCTTCAGAAAACATACTACCTTCCGGAAGTGACATTGGCTATTCAGCAGAGTTTCGGAACAATTAATGCTCTAAACGGTCCTATGTACAATATGGGAGTTTCAGGTATTGGTTCTACTTCCATGCCTCTGGCAGAACAAAACTGGAATGCAGCTTTCGGAAGTTTATATCTCACCAATATCAACTGGAATGTCTATACCTTTGGAAAGCTTAAAACCAAAGAAAATATAGAATCAGCTGATGTGGAACTTCAAAAAGCGGACTTAAAACAGGAGATTTTTCAACATCAGATAAAGACTGCAGCGGCTTACTTCAACCTTCTTGTAAGTCAGCGTCTTGAAAATGTACAGCAGGAAAACCACAAACGTTCCGAAGTTATTTATACGATTGCACAGGCAAGGGCCAATAGCGGATTGATTCCTGAAGTGGACGCATCGCTGGCAAGAGCTGAAATGTCAAACGCACAAACTGCCATCATCAACGCCAATGATCATGTTCTTGACTATAATCAAAAGTTATCTGATCTTCTGGCAGAGAATTTCAGTGATTACCAGTTAGATCATTATTTTAGTAAAAACATCCCTGTTTTAATTCCGGAAACCTCATCGTTTGACAACCATCCTACGACTCTTTTTGTTGCTCAAAAAATTAATAAAAGTAAGCAACAGGAAGCTCATCTGAGTACCACTGGTTTACCTTCTCTTTCACTGTTTGGAGCATTTCAGGGGCGTGGATCCGGCTTCGGTTGGAATTATGTTCAGGACAATTCTGCTTATTCACCATCCTATCTGAAAGGTATTGGTATCGACAGGATGAATTATATTGTAGGGCTTAATCTCAGCTGGAATCTTACTGATTTTTACAGAAGTAATACTAAAGTTAATGAACAAAAGCTGATTACAAAGACTTTAGACCTGGATTATCAGCTTCTACAGCAAGAGCTTTATAATCAACAGAATCTTTCGGATCTGAAATATAAAAATGCATTGTTAAAAGTGACTGAATCCAAAATCCAGTTACAGTCCGCTACTGATGCCTTTAATCAACAAAAAGCGCTGTATGAAAACGGATTAACGACTATTGTAGATTTTACACAGGCATTATACCTTCTGAACCGGGCTGAGATCAACTATGAAATTGCCCAGAACAATTCCTGGCAGGCTGTAGTTCTGATGGCCGCTTCCAGGGGAGATATATCAATGATTACCAAAGCAATCGCCCATTAA
- a CDS encoding NAD-dependent epimerase/dehydratase family protein, with the protein MNSIKIILTGATGMVGEGVLLECLENPNVSEILSISRKPSGKKHPKLKEYLVQDFLSINSNDEKLKGYDACFFCAGISSVGMNEEDYTKITYDTTLHFAEAVVHQNPEMVFNYVSGASTDSTESGKLMWARVKGRTENALKKLNFKGVYNFRPGFMKPVDGQINVKWFFKPFIWFFPIFLPSKSLTLHEVGKAMINTVKKGYPSSTLEIRDIKNLAI; encoded by the coding sequence ATGAACTCAATCAAAATAATTCTTACCGGAGCTACCGGAATGGTAGGCGAAGGCGTTCTACTTGAATGCCTTGAAAATCCAAATGTGTCTGAGATCCTTAGTATCAGCCGGAAACCATCAGGAAAAAAACATCCTAAACTGAAAGAATACCTTGTTCAAGACTTTTTGTCCATCAATAGCAATGACGAAAAACTGAAAGGTTATGATGCCTGCTTCTTTTGTGCCGGAATCAGCAGTGTGGGGATGAATGAAGAAGATTACACTAAAATTACTTATGATACTACACTACATTTTGCAGAAGCTGTTGTACACCAAAATCCGGAAATGGTCTTCAATTACGTATCCGGAGCCAGTACGGACAGTACAGAAAGTGGAAAGCTGATGTGGGCAAGAGTAAAAGGCAGAACAGAAAATGCTTTGAAGAAACTCAATTTCAAAGGCGTTTATAATTTCAGACCCGGATTTATGAAACCGGTTGATGGTCAAATCAATGTAAAATGGTTTTTCAAACCTTTTATTTGGTTTTTTCCTATTTTTTTACCGTCAAAATCATTAACTTTACATGAAGTTGGAAAAGCAATGATCAATACTGTAAAAAAAGGCTATCCTTCTTCAACTTTAGAAATCCGAGATATTAAAAATTTGGCGATATGA
- a CDS encoding choice-of-anchor I family protein: MINNYLLKGSVVAVFFFQSGLFGQTLIHYWNFNNNSSEAAITTPSSTLANGSLISIAGGTSVIDFAGGTGQNFNIDNLNSRNGDVSGTHLRFNNPIGGTLQFNLPTTGYNNVIVKFTTRRSGQGAGTQTWSYTTDGTTFMPYQTVSPQDANPQLVTFDFSALPGVSNNPNFKLKVEFSASGGGTSGNNRFDNFTVDATPSGGIDTTSPTTTYLPANNTNNASSTINPTISFNENVRLTDNSTINDSNAQNLVEFRIGNATGNQVPFTTAFSNNTITIIPTSGLTPGQTYYLALKPNTVEDFSDNAITAITSSTFTTAGTTIALDKNFIKVNENAGTLAFKINVTNPSAATVNLVVKPAPFSTADSNDFTLTNQTINITPSTTNYTVSIPIIDDTLEEQNAEYFVVSLENPNGATISGDNSATIYIIDNDKPAPAPSQEIKLNYIGSFDPSGNNSSSTEIVVHDPATKRLFTISSLTDVFDIIDFSTPTTPSVVNTINMTPYGGITSIAVKNGIIAAASPNADPQQNGSVVFFDINGNFLKQVTVGALPDMVTFTPDGTKVITANEGEPNDAYTLDPEGTISIIDISGGIGNLTQSNVTTLNFNNFDSQVAALTATGLRKVRTNNTLSQDLEPEYVTISADSQKAWVTLQENNAIAEVDLATKNITGIWGLGKKDMSLPGNGFDASDNNGEVLIANWPVKAYYLPDAVQNYKVGNTNYIVTANEGDEKDLSGYSERTTVGANSYTLDATIFPNASILKASHNLGRFRVSSATGNTDGDSDFEEIAALGARSFSIFNADTRQQVYDSGDQFERYIAANHPLIFNADNESNTIKSRSRAKGPEPEGVALGTINGQTYAFITLERTGGVMVYNITNPSNPTFTDYKHSRSTSAYGGDNGPEGIIYIAPENTTTNKGYVIIANEISGTLSMYEVALPPTLATGEVKSEKATFNVFPNPVNKGNTLYFNRKQDYELYDMSGKLIEKEKDALTISTSNLSTGVYLVKTSEGHLKRIIVK; the protein is encoded by the coding sequence ATGATCAACAACTACCTATTAAAAGGGTCTGTTGTAGCCGTATTCTTTTTCCAGAGCGGGCTATTCGGACAGACGCTTATTCATTACTGGAATTTTAACAATAATTCATCCGAAGCCGCTATTACTACGCCTTCATCTACATTGGCTAATGGTTCTCTTATTTCTATAGCAGGAGGGACAAGCGTGATAGATTTTGCAGGTGGTACGGGACAAAATTTTAATATTGATAACTTAAATTCCAGAAACGGAGATGTTTCCGGAACTCATTTAAGGTTCAACAATCCTATTGGTGGCACCTTGCAGTTTAATCTGCCTACAACCGGATACAATAATGTTATTGTAAAGTTTACCACAAGAAGATCCGGACAGGGGGCCGGAACACAAACATGGTCTTATACAACGGATGGCACTACTTTTATGCCGTATCAGACCGTTTCTCCTCAGGATGCCAATCCACAGTTAGTTACTTTTGATTTTTCTGCGCTGCCAGGAGTTTCAAACAACCCTAATTTTAAATTAAAAGTTGAATTCTCAGCATCAGGAGGAGGAACAAGTGGTAACAACCGTTTTGATAATTTTACAGTAGATGCAACACCATCGGGAGGTATCGATACAACGTCACCTACCACCACCTACCTTCCTGCCAACAATACCAATAATGCTTCAAGTACTATTAATCCTACCATTTCCTTTAATGAAAATGTAAGATTGACAGACAACTCAACGATAAACGATTCTAATGCACAAAATCTTGTAGAATTCCGTATTGGAAATGCTACAGGTAACCAGGTTCCCTTCACAACAGCTTTTAGTAACAACACTATTACCATCATTCCAACTTCCGGCTTAACGCCGGGTCAAACGTATTATCTGGCACTTAAGCCCAATACTGTTGAAGATTTCAGTGACAATGCAATAACCGCCATAACATCCTCTACATTTACCACCGCAGGAACCACTATTGCTCTTGATAAAAATTTTATCAAGGTGAATGAAAATGCAGGAACATTGGCTTTCAAAATTAATGTAACGAATCCTTCTGCAGCAACCGTGAATCTTGTTGTAAAACCTGCTCCTTTCAGTACAGCAGACAGCAATGATTTTACTCTGACCAATCAAACCATCAATATAACACCTTCCACAACCAACTATACCGTCAGTATTCCTATTATTGATGATACGCTGGAAGAACAAAATGCCGAATATTTTGTAGTAAGCCTTGAAAATCCTAATGGTGCAACCATTTCAGGGGACAATTCCGCAACCATTTATATTATAGATAATGATAAACCGGCACCTGCTCCTTCTCAGGAAATTAAACTGAATTATATCGGAAGCTTTGATCCTTCCGGAAATAATAGCAGTTCTACCGAGATTGTTGTTCATGATCCGGCTACTAAAAGGCTGTTCACGATCAGTTCCCTTACAGATGTATTTGATATTATTGATTTCAGTACTCCTACTACTCCATCGGTGGTAAATACCATCAATATGACGCCTTATGGAGGAATCACAAGTATTGCTGTAAAAAATGGAATTATTGCCGCAGCATCCCCGAATGCCGACCCACAACAAAACGGTTCAGTAGTTTTCTTTGATATTAATGGAAATTTTCTGAAACAAGTTACTGTAGGAGCTTTACCGGATATGGTAACCTTTACTCCGGATGGGACAAAAGTAATTACAGCCAATGAAGGAGAACCCAATGATGCCTACACCCTAGATCCTGAGGGAACTATCAGTATCATTGATATTTCGGGAGGTATTGGCAACCTTACACAAAGCAATGTAACCACTTTGAACTTTAACAACTTTGACTCTCAAGTGGCTGCCCTAACTGCTACAGGGTTAAGAAAAGTAAGAACCAATAATACACTATCTCAGGATCTGGAACCTGAATATGTAACCATCAGTGCAGACAGCCAAAAAGCCTGGGTAACGCTTCAGGAAAATAATGCGATTGCTGAGGTTGATCTTGCCACAAAAAATATCACCGGAATCTGGGGACTTGGTAAAAAAGATATGAGCCTTCCAGGGAATGGTTTTGATGCTTCAGACAATAATGGTGAGGTTCTAATTGCCAACTGGCCTGTAAAAGCCTATTATCTTCCTGATGCAGTACAAAATTATAAGGTAGGAAACACCAACTATATTGTAACAGCCAATGAAGGAGATGAAAAAGATCTTTCGGGATATAGCGAAAGAACTACTGTAGGAGCAAATAGTTATACTTTAGATGCTACAATTTTCCCAAATGCCAGTATATTAAAAGCATCTCATAATCTGGGAAGATTCAGAGTTTCTTCTGCTACAGGGAATACGGATGGCGATTCAGATTTTGAAGAAATTGCAGCGCTAGGAGCCCGTTCTTTCTCCATTTTCAATGCGGATACCAGACAACAGGTGTATGACAGTGGAGATCAGTTTGAAAGATATATTGCGGCGAATCACCCACTGATTTTCAATGCAGATAATGAGTCTAATACCATTAAAAGCAGAAGCCGGGCAAAAGGCCCTGAGCCGGAAGGAGTTGCTCTTGGAACAATCAACGGGCAAACGTATGCTTTCATTACACTGGAAAGAACTGGGGGTGTAATGGTTTACAATATCACGAATCCAAGCAATCCAACATTTACAGATTATAAACACTCCCGCTCAACCTCAGCTTACGGTGGAGATAACGGTCCTGAAGGAATTATTTATATTGCCCCTGAAAACACTACGACCAACAAAGGATATGTTATTATTGCCAATGAAATCAGTGGTACTTTATCCATGTATGAAGTCGCTCTACCTCCTACATTGGCTACAGGTGAAGTAAAATCTGAAAAAGCAACGTTCAATGTATTCCCTAATCCTGTTAACAAAGGAAATACGTTGTATTTCAACAGAAAACAGGACTACGAATTATACGATATGTCCGGAAAGCTGATCGAAAAGGAAAAAGATGCCCTTACCATCAGTACGTCTAATCTTTCTACAGGGGTTTATCTGGTAAAAACGTCAGAAGGGCATTTGAAAAGAATTATTGTAAAGTAA